The Candidatus Eisenbacteria bacterium genome contains a region encoding:
- a CDS encoding MFS transporter, translating into MARGRLTSSFPALRHRNFRRYAVGQTISLAGFWMQSVAQGWLVFRLSGSELALGTVAFVGYLPVLLFSPVAGVVADRVSKYRLILATQTLAMLLAVVQGLVVWTEVATVPIVAGMAFCMGVIGSFDLPTRQSFMVEMVGLEDLPSAIALNASVFNTARVVGPALAGVLVAVAGEAPCFFLNGVSYLAALWALLGMHLPAARPRAGAGRASGLRSGLAYVRHRPVLASLLGTLGLVSALALQSNVLMPSLAERVFGRGARGFGVLLTAYGVGAVITALRLASRTYSAVEQRRNLLLGLWGMATGLLVVAASPSYPMALVGQLVAGFGMLRYTATTNVLVQTLTEDPYRGRVMGIHTMMFAGAAPFGALALGSLARAIGPQPTLVVSGAGALAAAMWLATRPRFP; encoded by the coding sequence GTGGCGCGCGGCCGGCTGACATCCAGCTTCCCGGCCCTCCGGCACCGGAACTTCCGGCGCTACGCCGTCGGCCAGACGATCTCGCTCGCGGGGTTCTGGATGCAGAGCGTGGCGCAGGGCTGGCTCGTCTTCCGGCTCTCGGGCTCCGAGCTCGCGCTCGGGACGGTGGCGTTCGTGGGCTATCTGCCCGTGCTCCTCTTCTCGCCGGTGGCCGGCGTCGTCGCCGACCGCGTGAGCAAGTACCGCCTCATCCTGGCGACGCAGACGCTCGCGATGCTGCTCGCGGTCGTCCAGGGTCTCGTCGTCTGGACCGAGGTCGCGACCGTCCCGATCGTCGCCGGGATGGCCTTCTGCATGGGCGTGATCGGCTCCTTCGACCTCCCGACGCGGCAGTCGTTCATGGTGGAGATGGTGGGGCTCGAGGACCTGCCGAGCGCGATCGCGCTCAACGCATCGGTGTTCAACACCGCCCGGGTCGTGGGGCCGGCGCTGGCCGGGGTCCTGGTCGCGGTGGCGGGCGAGGCCCCGTGCTTCTTCCTGAACGGCGTCAGCTACCTCGCCGCGCTGTGGGCGCTCCTCGGGATGCACCTGCCCGCCGCGAGGCCACGGGCCGGCGCGGGGCGAGCGTCGGGCCTTCGCTCGGGGCTCGCCTACGTGCGACATCGCCCGGTGTTGGCGAGCCTCCTCGGCACGCTGGGGCTCGTCTCGGCGCTCGCCCTCCAGTCGAACGTCCTGATGCCGTCGCTCGCCGAGCGCGTGTTCGGGCGGGGCGCGCGCGGCTTCGGAGTGCTCCTCACGGCCTACGGCGTCGGCGCCGTCATCACCGCGCTCCGGCTCGCCTCCCGCACGTACTCGGCCGTCGAGCAGCGCCGCAACCTGCTCCTCGGCCTGTGGGGCATGGCGACGGGCCTCCTCGTCGTCGCGGCGAGCCCGAGCTACCCGATGGCGCTCGTCGGACAGCTCGTCGCCGGCTTCGGCATGCTCCGCTACACCGCCACGACCAACGTGCTCGTGCAGACGCTGACCGAGGATCCCTACCGCGGCCGCGTTATGGGGATCCACACGATGATGTTCGCGGGCGCGGCGCCGTTCGGGGCGCTCGCCCTGGGCTCGCTCGCCCGGGCGATCGGCCCGCAGCCGACCCTCGTCGTGTCGGGCGCGGGCGCCCTCGCAGCCGCCATGTGGCTGGCGACCCGCCCCCGCTTCCCTTAG
- a CDS encoding helix-turn-helix domain-containing protein: MARDDKRQRILSAAATVFAERDFHRVQVSDVAERAGVGKGTVYLYFPTKDDLHRAALEGSLDGIWTDIETAAGAGPSAEDALRDIVLVVLRFFWKRQHLLTIIQRYEALNGRRAKLRRERVVRAVEDVLARHRLAGGASERHLAAAFLLGMARAAILEHAPGDRPDAVATRLVSTFLHGIGRARVAQRGAA, translated from the coding sequence ATGGCGCGTGACGACAAGCGACAGCGGATCCTCTCCGCCGCGGCGACCGTGTTCGCCGAGCGCGATTTCCACCGCGTGCAGGTGAGCGACGTCGCCGAGCGCGCCGGGGTCGGGAAGGGGACCGTCTACCTCTACTTCCCCACCAAAGACGATCTCCACCGCGCCGCCCTCGAGGGCAGCCTCGACGGCATCTGGACGGACATCGAGACCGCCGCCGGAGCCGGGCCGTCGGCCGAGGACGCGCTGCGCGACATCGTCCTCGTCGTGCTCCGCTTCTTCTGGAAGCGCCAGCACCTGCTCACCATCATCCAGCGCTACGAGGCCTTGAACGGCCGTCGCGCGAAGCTCCGCCGCGAGCGCGTCGTGCGCGCGGTCGAAGACGTCCTCGCGCGCCACCGCCTGGCCGGCGGCGCGTCGGAGCGGCACCTGGCGGCCGCGTTCCTCCTCGGCATGGCGCGGGCCGCGATCCTCGAGCACGCCCCGGGCGATCGCCCCGACGCGGTCGCGACGCGCCTCGTCTCGACGTTCCTGCACGGCATCGGCCGCGCGCGGGTGGCGCAGCGGGGGGCCGCGTGA
- a CDS encoding periplasmic heavy metal sensor — MTTRCLGVVALAALLALGLRASSAGADVSPERDRARTYLMLRVVDALGLSDTKALQMRDILRRADERRVELSQKRDTLEAQLRTALTKSPPDEAALSRLVADAHTVQRELATLPEHTFSEAQKILSVEQQAKLLLFRRDLQGEVRQALRRRAAPPAHPTKTH, encoded by the coding sequence GTGACGACGCGCTGTCTCGGCGTCGTCGCCCTGGCCGCCCTGCTCGCTCTCGGGCTGCGCGCCTCCTCCGCCGGCGCCGACGTCTCGCCCGAGCGCGATCGCGCGCGCACGTACCTCATGCTCCGCGTCGTGGACGCGCTCGGGCTCTCCGACACGAAGGCGCTCCAGATGCGCGACATCCTGCGCCGCGCCGACGAGCGACGCGTCGAGCTGTCGCAGAAGCGCGACACGCTCGAAGCCCAGCTCCGCACCGCGCTCACGAAGTCGCCGCCCGACGAGGCCGCCCTGTCGCGTCTCGTGGCGGACGCGCACACCGTGCAGCGGGAGCTCGCGACGCTGCCCGAGCACACGTTCAGCGAAGCGCAGAAGATCCTTTCCGTCGAGCAGCAGGCGAAGCTGCTCCTCTTCCGTCGCGATCTGCAGGGCGAGGTGCGCCAGGCGCTCCGGCGAAGGGCCGCGCCGCCGGCGCACCCGACCAAGACGCACTGA
- a CDS encoding acyl-CoA dehydrogenase family protein — protein sequence MDLMLSSEQETIRDSIRDMLRERMPPERVRAVMATDTGIDRAFWHQAGELGWFGLALPDAVGGAGYGLPEAMILFTELGRALAPGPWLGSTLAAKALSKAETLKSTLDGVLTGTQPVALVDDPADALGTGTTLDGTISGVADLGVADHVLVVGSKDVRFAAARARGFTVAVELSMDPTRRLGTLTARGAEAEMIGAHAAALRRMATVLTAAEAVGVAERTLEMSVEYGKVRQQFGKPIGTFQAIKHRCADMAVRAEVARAVVVYASVAVEEGEADADFHVHSAKALATDAAIQNATDNVQNHGGMGYTWESDAHLYLKRARVLEHTCGSRIAHLDALAAPWRAAG from the coding sequence ATGGACCTGATGCTCAGCAGCGAGCAGGAGACGATCCGCGATTCGATCCGCGACATGCTGCGCGAGCGCATGCCGCCCGAGCGCGTGCGCGCCGTGATGGCGACGGACACCGGCATCGATCGCGCCTTCTGGCACCAGGCGGGCGAGCTCGGCTGGTTCGGCCTCGCGCTCCCCGACGCAGTGGGCGGCGCGGGATACGGGCTGCCCGAGGCGATGATCCTCTTCACGGAGCTCGGGCGCGCCCTCGCGCCGGGACCGTGGCTCGGGTCGACGCTGGCGGCCAAGGCCCTGTCGAAGGCCGAGACGTTGAAGAGCACGCTCGACGGCGTGCTCACGGGGACGCAGCCGGTCGCGCTGGTCGACGACCCGGCCGACGCCCTCGGCACGGGCACGACCCTCGACGGCACCATCTCGGGCGTCGCCGACCTCGGCGTCGCCGACCACGTGCTCGTCGTCGGATCGAAGGACGTGCGATTCGCTGCGGCCCGGGCGCGCGGCTTCACCGTCGCCGTCGAGCTCAGCATGGATCCGACCCGGCGCCTCGGCACGCTCACCGCCCGCGGCGCCGAGGCCGAGATGATCGGCGCCCACGCCGCGGCCCTCCGTCGCATGGCGACGGTGCTGACGGCGGCCGAGGCGGTCGGCGTGGCCGAGCGCACGCTCGAGATGTCGGTCGAGTACGGTAAGGTCCGCCAGCAGTTCGGAAAACCGATCGGCACCTTCCAGGCGATCAAGCACCGCTGCGCCGACATGGCCGTGCGCGCCGAGGTGGCGCGCGCGGTCGTCGTCTACGCGTCGGTCGCGGTCGAGGAGGGCGAGGCCGACGCCGACTTCCACGTGCACAGCGCGAAGGCGCTCGCGACCGATGCCGCGATCCAGAACGCCACGGACAACGTCCAGAACCACGGCGGCATGGGCTACACCTGGGAGTCGGACGCGCACCTGTACTTGAAGCGCGCGCGCGTGCTCGAGCACACGTGCGGGAGCCGCATCGCCCACCTGGACGCGCTCGCGGCGCCGTGGCGCGCGGCCGGCTGA
- a CDS encoding crotonase/enoyl-CoA hydratase family protein has product MSVTYESTDGVATITLDDGKVNAMALPFFEALGAALDRAEHERPAAVVIAGRPGYFSAGLNLKLLPTLPPDEFKRTMLAFGGIMLRVFTFPIPTVAAVTGHAIAGGAFLSFACDLRYFAEGPYRLHVNEVAIALPLPTWALAIATTAIPPRWHTEAIMHARAYTPEEALGRELVDGIVSPTESVVATARQAASRLSGLDLGAYAVAKSRMRERVVAWARKNLEAEATGSAERAPL; this is encoded by the coding sequence ATGAGTGTCACCTACGAGTCCACGGACGGCGTTGCGACCATCACCCTCGACGACGGCAAGGTGAACGCGATGGCGTTGCCGTTCTTCGAAGCGCTCGGCGCGGCGCTCGATCGGGCCGAGCACGAGCGGCCGGCCGCCGTCGTGATCGCGGGGCGGCCGGGCTACTTCTCGGCCGGCCTCAACCTGAAGCTGCTGCCGACGCTGCCGCCGGACGAGTTCAAGCGGACGATGCTCGCCTTCGGCGGCATCATGCTGCGCGTGTTCACGTTCCCGATCCCCACGGTCGCGGCCGTGACCGGGCACGCGATCGCCGGCGGCGCCTTCCTCTCGTTCGCGTGTGACCTGCGCTACTTCGCCGAGGGGCCATACCGGCTCCACGTGAACGAGGTTGCGATCGCGCTCCCGCTGCCGACCTGGGCGCTCGCGATCGCCACTACCGCGATCCCGCCGCGCTGGCACACCGAAGCCATCATGCACGCGCGGGCGTACACGCCCGAGGAGGCGCTCGGACGCGAGCTCGTCGACGGCATCGTGTCGCCCACCGAGAGCGTCGTCGCGACCGCACGCCAGGCCGCGAGCCGTCTCTCCGGCCTCGACCTGGGCGCCTACGCGGTCGCGAAGAGCCGCATGCGCGAGCGCGTCGTCGCGTGGGCCCGCAAGAACCTCGAGGCCGAAGCCACCGGCAGCGCCGAACGCGCCCCGCTCTAG
- a CDS encoding efflux RND transporter periplasmic adaptor subunit, whose product MTRLLVGLALLAALGGAGCGSRSEAEGTAGATKPEPVTITTAPVATRMVERTISVVGTLTANMQAEVAAEVEGQVTGIEADLGDRVVKDQVLARVRSDVLEARLGEAEASYEKALADEARGRPLKDDKIISAQEYEQVRTALAVAKARREQLRIEVERATIRAPFDGSIAARLVDAGNYVRPGTTVFRLVQDDPLKFRGEIPERDVPAVEAEQQVRVSVDAYPGEAFQGRVSRVGSASNPQARSLAFEALVPNTDHRVRPGFFGRAEIIVRRDERAVAVPRSAVTSFAGVTKIFVVEDGVAHEREVTLGVDLGDGWVEITQGVTKGIQVATSGLSKLADGTVVQVRADAPPGA is encoded by the coding sequence GTGACGCGCCTGCTGGTCGGTCTCGCGCTCCTCGCCGCCCTGGGCGGCGCCGGGTGCGGCAGCCGCTCCGAAGCCGAAGGCACCGCGGGCGCGACCAAGCCCGAGCCGGTCACGATCACGACCGCGCCGGTCGCGACGCGCATGGTCGAGCGCACCATCTCGGTCGTCGGCACGCTCACCGCCAACATGCAGGCCGAGGTGGCGGCCGAGGTCGAGGGTCAGGTGACCGGCATCGAGGCCGACCTCGGTGATCGCGTCGTGAAGGACCAGGTCCTGGCGCGCGTCCGCAGCGACGTGCTCGAGGCGCGGCTCGGCGAGGCCGAGGCCAGCTACGAGAAAGCGCTGGCCGACGAGGCCCGGGGTCGTCCGTTGAAGGACGACAAGATCATTTCGGCGCAGGAGTACGAGCAGGTGCGGACGGCACTCGCCGTCGCGAAGGCGCGCCGCGAGCAGCTCCGCATCGAGGTCGAGCGCGCCACCATCCGCGCCCCCTTCGACGGCTCGATCGCGGCGCGGCTCGTCGACGCCGGCAACTACGTGCGGCCCGGCACCACGGTCTTCCGCTTGGTGCAGGACGATCCGCTGAAGTTCCGTGGCGAGATCCCCGAGCGCGACGTGCCGGCGGTCGAGGCCGAGCAGCAGGTGCGCGTCAGCGTGGACGCGTACCCCGGCGAGGCCTTCCAGGGGCGCGTCTCGCGCGTCGGGTCCGCTTCGAATCCGCAGGCGCGCTCGCTCGCCTTCGAGGCGTTGGTGCCGAACACGGACCATCGCGTGCGGCCGGGCTTCTTCGGGCGTGCCGAGATCATCGTCCGGCGCGATGAACGTGCCGTCGCGGTGCCGCGCAGCGCGGTCACGTCGTTCGCGGGCGTCACCAAGATCTTCGTGGTCGAGGACGGCGTCGCGCACGAGCGCGAGGTGACCCTCGGCGTCGACCTCGGCGACGGCTGGGTCGAGATCACGCAGGGCGTGACGAAGGGCATCCAGGTCGCGACCAGCGGCCTCTCGAAGCTCGCCGACGGGACCGTCGTGCAGGTGCGCGCCGACGCGCCCCCGGGCGCCTGA
- a CDS encoding 6-phosphogluconolactonase yields the protein MQIEVYPTDADALDAAAALAAEHVRAAAGDGRAVVALGSGRAGRGLMVALAGRGDLPWSRVEWCLADERCASAQDPLGHAKIARDSLFVPRGVAAAKIHAPSIEGDSPEEIAARYAEALRAVAGDAVAFDLVLLAIGADGSLGALASDAAALTATTPVAVVAGDPALVSLTPVTLARAGRAIVTAVGPQTAGAVARALRDGAGPAALLRPSDRVTWVVDRDAAGELLKDARPADARG from the coding sequence ATGCAGATCGAGGTGTACCCGACCGACGCGGACGCGCTCGACGCCGCGGCTGCGCTGGCGGCGGAGCACGTTCGCGCCGCAGCCGGCGACGGTCGCGCCGTGGTCGCCCTGGGCAGCGGCCGCGCCGGGCGTGGCCTCATGGTCGCGCTCGCGGGGCGAGGCGATCTCCCGTGGTCGCGGGTCGAGTGGTGCCTCGCCGACGAACGCTGTGCGAGCGCGCAGGATCCGCTCGGCCACGCGAAGATCGCGCGCGACAGCCTGTTCGTGCCGCGTGGCGTCGCCGCGGCGAAGATCCACGCGCCGTCGATCGAGGGCGACTCGCCGGAGGAGATCGCCGCGCGCTACGCCGAGGCGCTGCGCGCCGTGGCAGGGGACGCCGTCGCATTCGACCTCGTCCTGCTCGCGATCGGTGCGGACGGGTCGCTCGGCGCGCTCGCGTCCGATGCCGCCGCGTTGACGGCCACGACGCCGGTCGCCGTCGTGGCGGGGGATCCTGCGCTCGTCTCGCTGACACCGGTGACGCTAGCGCGCGCCGGACGTGCGATTGTGACGGCCGTCGGTCCGCAGACGGCCGGCGCCGTCGCTCGCGCGCTCCGCGACGGGGCGGGACCGGCCGCGCTCCTGCGGCCGTCCGACCGCGTGACGTGGGTCGTCGATCGGGACGCCGCGGGCGAGCTGCTGAAGGACGCCCGGCCGGCCGACGCGCGCGGGTAG
- a CDS encoding YqgE/AlgH family protein has translation MADGEASIAPTLLVAMPQLRDPNFSRSVVLLCEHGPKGAMGFVVNRPTETRAAEAVALNPPLSGDSGMRLWSGGPVEQHRGFLLLGADPGGGDTEQIGDGFHLTASLGILRTLLEAQPDQIEHTRARLLLGYAGWGPGQLDSELAESAWLTAPPDPDLVFATPADEMWEAAIRSLGVDPMSLALGPGVQ, from the coding sequence ATGGCCGACGGCGAGGCCTCCATCGCCCCCACGCTCCTGGTCGCAATGCCGCAGCTGCGCGACCCGAACTTCTCGCGCTCCGTCGTCCTTCTGTGCGAGCACGGGCCGAAGGGCGCGATGGGCTTCGTCGTCAACCGGCCGACCGAAACGCGCGCGGCCGAGGCCGTCGCCTTGAATCCGCCTCTGTCGGGCGACAGCGGGATGCGCCTGTGGAGTGGCGGTCCCGTCGAGCAGCACCGGGGCTTCCTGCTCCTCGGGGCGGATCCAGGCGGCGGCGACACCGAGCAGATCGGTGACGGCTTCCATCTGACCGCGTCGCTCGGGATCCTTCGCACGTTGCTCGAGGCGCAGCCCGACCAGATAGAGCACACACGCGCCCGCCTGCTCCTCGGCTATGCCGGCTGGGGGCCCGGCCAGCTCGATTCCGAGCTGGCGGAATCGGCGTGGCTCACGGCGCCGCCCGATCCCGACCTCGTCTTCGCCACGCCCGCCGACGAGATGTGGGAAGCCGCGATCCGCTCGCTCGGCGTCGACCCGATGTCGCTCGCGCTCGGACCAGGCGTCCAGTAG
- the thiD gene encoding bifunctional hydroxymethylpyrimidine kinase/phosphomethylpyrimidine kinase translates to MAVVVLSIAGSDPSGGAGIQADLKTFHACGVYGAAVVTSLTVQNTVGVRDRRDVEPAFVAAQLAAVLDDLPVAAAKTGMLPNAGVVAAVAEVLRARPIPALIVDPVLVATSGDTLADASTLDALRDRLVPIASVVTPNLREAEALTGRPVRTRAEMREAARALVAMGARAALVKGGHLSDRAYDVLAIGDTIHELDAPRIDVGATHGTGCTLSAATAAGLASGLSLVDAVKRAKTYVTRALAASTPLGHGSRALDHRVRPDDA, encoded by the coding sequence GTGGCCGTCGTCGTGCTGTCGATCGCAGGCTCGGACCCGAGCGGTGGCGCCGGAATCCAGGCGGACCTGAAGACGTTCCACGCTTGTGGGGTCTACGGCGCGGCCGTCGTGACGAGCCTCACCGTCCAGAACACGGTCGGCGTGCGCGACCGCCGCGACGTCGAGCCCGCGTTCGTCGCGGCGCAGCTCGCCGCCGTCCTCGACGACCTTCCGGTCGCGGCGGCCAAGACCGGCATGCTGCCGAACGCCGGCGTGGTGGCTGCGGTCGCGGAGGTCCTGCGAGCGCGGCCGATCCCGGCCCTGATCGTCGATCCGGTCCTGGTCGCGACCTCGGGCGACACGCTCGCCGATGCTTCGACGCTGGACGCGCTGCGCGACCGCCTCGTGCCGATCGCGAGCGTGGTGACGCCGAACCTCCGCGAGGCCGAGGCATTGACGGGTCGTCCCGTTCGCACGCGTGCCGAGATGCGCGAGGCGGCAAGGGCTCTGGTGGCGATGGGCGCACGGGCCGCGCTCGTGAAGGGCGGCCACCTTTCCGATCGCGCGTACGACGTGCTCGCGATCGGCGACACGATCCACGAGCTCGACGCTCCCCGCATCGACGTCGGTGCGACGCACGGCACCGGGTGCACGCTCTCCGCGGCGACGGCGGCGGGTCTCGCCTCGGGGCTTTCGCTCGTGGACGCCGTGAAGCGCGCCAAGACGTACGTCACGCGCGCGCTGGCGGCCTCGACGCCGCTCGGCCACGGGAGCCGCGCGCTAGACCATCGGGTTCGACCGGACGACGCGTGA
- a CDS encoding efflux RND transporter permease subunit, which yields MRFADVFIRRPVFATMLVGAFVILGLFSYRSLGLDLFPNIDFPIITITTTLKGAGVEEMETGVTKVVEEAVNTIDGIDTLQSTTREGVSFVIVNFVLEKSREVAAQDVRDKVSAVLSQLPAGTDPPVIDKFDVDAAPVMSVAVSGRRSLREVTELARRQVKEVIETLPGVGQVLIIGGQERAINIYVDPDRLTAQGLSIGQVRQAVAQQNVELPGGRIDQTRRELIVRTMGRIEEVRDFDDLIIGHASDRPLYVRDVGHAEDGVVEPRALSRLNGENAVQLIVRKQSGVNTVEVIDRVKAHLAQLQSVLPEDVQMRVIRDQSRFIKASIETVTEHMWLGAVLVAFTVMLFMRDWRSTLVAGLAIPTSIISTFTFMRYMGFTLNNLTMLGLVLAVGIVIDDAVVVLENIFRRIQDEGETPKVAASNGTAEIALAVLATTLSLVIIFLPVAFMEGRVGRFFHSFGLTTAVAILVSLVISFTLTPALSARVLQRRPAEKAHGGRLYRRIESGYTRLLAWSLGHRWMVVVAAVVLVFTTVPLMKVVGKTFLPQDDQSEFEISIRTPGGFTLAETSRVFDEIEHRLWGLRGVTNVLSTIGDQTGRVKAGEGDVTSGSIYVQLQDLRDRKFSQFAIMDDTRKILTDYPDLRTSVQGINPLASGGSRIAEVELNLRGPDLAKLQGYADSLVAGMRSLPGLVDVDTSLAVRKPELRLLIDREKASDQGVNVQDIAATVQTFIAGQPVSKFKEADQQYDIWLRAEAGKRRTAEDIADLTVQSRSGQLVRLGNLIHLREEVGPAQIDRIDRQRSITILGNLLPTLPLGDAIAHTERVAKSLDMPALYNIQWAGRAKGLEESTRNFGIAFGLSFLFMYMVLGAQFESFLHPITILLALPLVIPCAIFSLVILQEPLNIYSTLGLFMLLGVVKKNGILQVDYTNTLRAQGVPRDEAILRANRVRLRPILMTTVMLVLGMIPIALGQGPGSGSRSSIARVIVGGQLLSLLITLLITPVAYSLFDDLGAMGVGAGLRNLLARLRRLVARATPRPAA from the coding sequence ATGCGCTTCGCCGACGTCTTCATCCGTCGCCCCGTCTTCGCGACCATGCTGGTCGGGGCGTTCGTCATCCTCGGCCTGTTCAGCTACCGAAGCCTCGGCCTCGATCTCTTCCCCAACATCGACTTCCCGATCATCACCATCACGACGACGCTCAAGGGCGCGGGCGTCGAGGAGATGGAGACGGGTGTCACGAAGGTCGTCGAGGAAGCAGTCAACACGATCGACGGCATCGACACGCTGCAGAGCACGACGCGCGAGGGCGTGTCGTTCGTGATCGTCAACTTCGTCCTGGAGAAGTCCCGCGAGGTGGCGGCGCAGGACGTCCGCGACAAGGTCTCGGCCGTGCTGTCGCAGCTCCCCGCCGGGACCGATCCGCCCGTCATCGACAAGTTCGACGTCGACGCGGCGCCCGTCATGTCCGTCGCCGTGTCCGGACGCCGGAGCCTGCGCGAGGTGACCGAGCTCGCGCGCCGCCAGGTGAAGGAGGTCATCGAGACGCTCCCGGGCGTCGGCCAGGTGCTCATCATCGGCGGCCAGGAGCGCGCGATCAACATCTACGTCGATCCCGACCGCCTGACGGCGCAGGGGCTCTCGATCGGCCAGGTGCGGCAGGCCGTGGCGCAGCAGAACGTCGAGCTTCCCGGCGGCCGCATCGACCAGACGCGCCGCGAGCTCATCGTGCGGACGATGGGGCGCATCGAGGAGGTGCGCGACTTCGACGACCTCATCATCGGGCACGCGAGCGACCGGCCGCTCTACGTGCGCGACGTGGGACACGCCGAGGACGGCGTCGTCGAGCCGCGCGCCCTGTCGCGTCTGAACGGCGAGAACGCCGTGCAACTCATCGTTCGCAAGCAGTCGGGCGTGAACACCGTCGAGGTGATCGATCGCGTGAAGGCGCATCTGGCCCAGCTCCAGTCCGTGCTGCCCGAGGACGTGCAGATGCGCGTCATCCGCGACCAGTCGCGCTTCATCAAAGCGTCGATCGAGACGGTGACCGAACACATGTGGCTCGGCGCGGTGCTGGTCGCGTTCACGGTCATGCTGTTCATGCGCGACTGGCGGAGCACGCTCGTCGCCGGGCTCGCGATCCCCACCTCGATCATCTCGACCTTCACGTTCATGCGCTACATGGGGTTCACCCTGAACAACCTCACGATGCTCGGGCTCGTGCTCGCGGTCGGCATCGTGATCGACGACGCCGTCGTCGTGCTCGAGAACATCTTCCGGCGCATCCAGGACGAGGGCGAGACGCCGAAGGTCGCGGCGTCGAACGGCACGGCCGAGATCGCGCTCGCCGTCCTGGCGACGACGCTCTCGCTCGTCATCATCTTCCTGCCGGTCGCCTTCATGGAGGGCCGCGTCGGGCGCTTCTTCCACAGCTTCGGCCTCACGACCGCGGTCGCGATCCTCGTCTCCCTCGTCATCTCCTTCACGCTCACGCCGGCGCTGTCGGCACGCGTGCTCCAGCGCCGGCCGGCCGAGAAGGCGCACGGCGGCCGGCTCTATCGCCGGATCGAGAGCGGGTACACGCGGCTGCTCGCGTGGTCGCTCGGGCACCGCTGGATGGTCGTCGTGGCGGCGGTCGTGCTCGTCTTCACGACCGTGCCGCTCATGAAGGTGGTCGGGAAGACGTTCCTGCCCCAGGACGACCAGAGCGAGTTCGAGATCTCGATCCGGACGCCGGGCGGGTTCACGCTCGCCGAGACGTCCCGCGTGTTCGATGAGATCGAGCACCGCCTCTGGGGTCTCCGTGGCGTGACGAACGTGCTGTCGACCATCGGCGATCAGACCGGACGCGTGAAGGCGGGCGAGGGCGACGTGACCTCCGGGTCGATCTACGTGCAGCTCCAGGACCTCCGCGATCGCAAGTTCTCCCAGTTCGCGATCATGGACGACACGCGCAAGATCCTCACCGACTACCCGGACCTGCGCACGAGCGTGCAGGGCATCAACCCGCTCGCGAGCGGCGGCTCGCGCATCGCCGAGGTCGAGCTGAACCTCCGTGGCCCGGATCTGGCCAAGCTCCAGGGGTACGCCGATAGCCTGGTCGCCGGCATGCGGTCGCTGCCCGGCCTGGTCGACGTCGACACCAGCCTCGCCGTCCGCAAGCCCGAGCTGCGGCTCTTGATCGACCGCGAGAAGGCGTCCGACCAGGGCGTCAACGTGCAGGACATCGCGGCGACCGTGCAGACCTTCATCGCGGGTCAGCCCGTCTCGAAGTTCAAGGAGGCGGATCAGCAGTACGACATCTGGCTGCGCGCCGAGGCGGGCAAGCGCCGCACGGCCGAGGACATCGCGGACCTGACCGTCCAGTCGCGCTCCGGCCAGCTCGTACGCCTCGGGAACCTGATCCACCTGCGCGAGGAGGTCGGCCCGGCGCAGATCGATCGCATCGACCGCCAGCGCTCGATCACCATCCTCGGGAACCTGCTCCCGACCCTGCCGCTCGGCGACGCGATCGCACACACCGAGCGGGTCGCGAAGTCGCTCGACATGCCGGCGCTCTACAACATCCAGTGGGCCGGCCGGGCCAAGGGCCTCGAGGAGAGCACGCGCAACTTCGGGATCGCCTTCGGGCTGTCGTTCCTGTTCATGTACATGGTGCTGGGCGCGCAGTTCGAGAGCTTCCTGCACCCGATCACGATCCTGCTCGCCCTGCCGCTCGTGATCCCGTGCGCCATCTTCTCGCTCGTGATCCTGCAGGAGCCGCTCAACATCTACAGCACCCTGGGGCTCTTCATGCTCCTCGGCGTCGTGAAGAAGAACGGCATCCTCCAGGTCGACTACACGAACACGCTGCGCGCCCAGGGCGTGCCCCGCGACGAGGCGATCCTGCGCGCGAACCGCGTGCGTCTGCGCCCCATCCTCATGACCACGGTCATGCTGGTCCTGGGCATGATCCCGATCGCGCTCGGGCAGGGGCCCGGGTCGGGGTCGCGCAGCTCGATCGCGCGGGTCATCGTCGGCGGCCAGCTCCTCTCGCTCCTGATCACGCTCCTCATCACACCGGTCGCCTACTCGCTGTTCGACGATCTCGGGGCGATGGGGGTCGGGGCGGGCCTCCGCAACCTCCTCGCCCGGTTGCGTCGGCTCGTCGCCCGCGCGACACCCAGACCGGCTGCCTGA